In the Oryza glaberrima chromosome 6, OglaRS2, whole genome shotgun sequence genome, one interval contains:
- the LOC127777908 gene encoding uncharacterized protein LOC127777908 codes for MEMEKVMSGCHIPAFGAWNYRDDDLPITQCFDLAIQDRLIRRANRRSDGNCKRRLVVPFDAWPPAPRGAAHGKVIRRELAQKQWDNVAEEMMQWRAVGAYGTKRKVGDKAVDEDLYKVPQPLIYPKRRKMRKVVCSLWIGCLGLDCIA; via the exons ATGGAGATGGAG AAGGTGATGTCCGGGTGCCACATCCCGGCGTTCGGCGCGTGGAACTACCGCGACGACGACCTGCCCATCACGCAGTGCTTCGACCTAGCCATCCAGGACCGCCTGATCAGGCGCGCCAACCGCCGCAGCGACGGCAACTGCAAACGGCGGCTCGTCGTGCCTTTCGACGCCTGGCCGCCTGCTCCGCGCGGAGCAGCTCATGGCAAGGTGATTAGGAGGGAATTGGCACAGAAGCAGTGGGATAATGTTGCCGAGGAGATGATGCAATGGAGAGCTGTTGGGGCGTACGGGACGAAGCGTAAGGTTGGCGACAAGGCTGTGGATGAGGACCTGTACAAGGTGCCGCAACCGCTGATATACCCGAAACGTAGAAAG ATGAGGAAAGTTGTCTGCAGCCTGTGGATTGGTTGCCTTGGTCTGGATTGCATTGCCTGA